One window from the genome of Moorena sp. SIOASIH encodes:
- a CDS encoding transposase, producing the protein MYKTIPLKAKFSDEENAFWLFQCEQANSLWNCATYYSKQKHYGWLEQQPEAFTTYWKGDDLRYGWKTYKCSVKYAELCKSLKDSPHYKAMAAQSAQQTLKSVAESITSYNQLVSLYYKGQVDRPRLLRYRQKGGLAAVTFPRQALTYKNGLFYPSISKESKPELLTEITLEPPGFIDPDWVKEVTVRPYLGQLWIDWVIDDEKQLIENNPNLDYSQAWSFDHGGNNWLTGVSTQGKSLIIDGRKLKSMNQGYARLVAKYKTGKPEFYWDANLDRVQRKRNNQIRDAINKAARFIINRCLSDRIGNLIIGWNERQKDSLNMGRLGNQNFVVIPTKRLIERLKQLCTEYGIKLTITEESYTSKASFLDDDPLPKHGEKPSGWKASGRRMRRGLYKTSFGHLINADCNGAANIAKKVATQLGIDLTKVGRGALTLPHRHDLFKSLSRSYRTSCEVARFQPAT; encoded by the coding sequence GTGTACAAAACAATTCCATTAAAAGCAAAGTTTTCAGATGAAGAAAATGCTTTTTGGCTATTTCAGTGCGAACAGGCCAATAGTTTATGGAATTGTGCTACGTATTACTCCAAACAAAAACATTATGGTTGGCTAGAACAGCAGCCAGAAGCATTTACGACTTACTGGAAAGGGGATGATCTAAGATACGGCTGGAAAACTTACAAGTGTAGCGTTAAATACGCGGAATTGTGCAAAAGTCTTAAAGATAGCCCTCACTACAAAGCAATGGCTGCTCAGTCCGCACAGCAAACCCTCAAATCTGTAGCCGAATCAATTACTAGTTATAACCAGCTAGTTAGTCTTTACTATAAAGGTCAGGTAGATAGACCAAGGCTCCTCAGATACCGCCAGAAAGGGGGACTGGCTGCTGTTACTTTTCCTCGGCAAGCGCTGACTTATAAGAATGGCTTATTTTACCCGTCAATCAGTAAAGAGAGCAAACCAGAATTACTTACGGAGATTACACTTGAGCCGCCCGGGTTTATAGATCCAGATTGGGTTAAAGAGGTAACTGTTCGCCCGTACCTAGGACAATTATGGATTGACTGGGTTATTGATGATGAGAAGCAGTTGATCGAAAATAATCCTAACCTAGACTATTCCCAAGCGTGGAGTTTTGACCACGGTGGTAATAACTGGCTAACTGGTGTCTCAACCCAAGGAAAAAGCCTAATCATTGATGGCCGCAAACTCAAATCAATGAATCAAGGTTATGCCAGATTAGTCGCGAAGTATAAAACCGGCAAACCGGAGTTTTACTGGGATGCGAACCTAGATCGGGTGCAAAGAAAACGAAACAATCAGATCAGGGATGCGATAAATAAAGCGGCTAGGTTTATAATCAATCGCTGCCTAAGTGACCGCATTGGAAATTTAATTATCGGGTGGAACGAACGTCAAAAAGATTCTTTAAATATGGGGCGACTAGGAAATCAAAACTTTGTAGTCATCCCCACTAAAAGGTTAATCGAAAGACTGAAACAACTTTGTACCGAATATGGTATCAAGCTAACAATTACTGAAGAGTCGTACACCAGTAAGGCGTCTTTTCTGGATGATGACCCATTACCAAAACACGGTGAAAAACCCAGTGGATGGAAAGCATCAGGTAGAAGGATGAGGCGCGGGCTGTACAAAACTTCTTTTGGACACCTGATCAATGCCGATTGTAACGGTGCCGCAAACATAGCGAAAAAAGTAGCCACACAGTTAGGTATCGACCTGACCAAGGTGGGTAGGGGAGCTTTGACACTCCCACATCGACATGATCTTTTTAAATCCCTTTCTAGATCATATCGAACAAGCTGTGAAGTGGCGCGGTTTCAACCCGCCACGTAA
- a CDS encoding transposase — protein sequence MFPSKELHRVWKTWLNAYRWIYNWSIATIKNGYQGSAYDLQKLARKADRPEWVKTLPGHQLQEAVADAIDAVKQAKANGGFAKFKSCRQTSQVIKFKAGNFKKGSWYPTKVKGLSFRSPQGFPDECIYGTQLVWIKGKWYGIFPEYIEPTPTPRDRVIALDPGVRTFLTGFDGENYIEIGSGDIGRIQRLCQELDRLMSRIDLSSAKRQRRAMRNAAHRLRQKIQNLIKDTRNKSASFLVSNYKLIFLPTFETSEMVVKSARKLNKKTARNLLTWSHYKFRQHLIQMADRHDVRVVLVNESYTSKTCPECGHIHEKLGGNKKFQCPKCGFSLPRDWNGARNIMIRALSATTTRFSPGAIQVIPADE from the coding sequence GTGTTTCCATCTAAAGAGCTTCACAGGGTATGGAAAACTTGGCTTAATGCATACAGGTGGATCTATAACTGGTCGATTGCTACTATCAAAAACGGCTACCAAGGTAGTGCTTACGATTTGCAGAAATTAGCTAGGAAAGCAGATAGGCCGGAGTGGGTAAAAACCCTACCAGGCCATCAACTACAAGAAGCTGTTGCCGATGCGATCGATGCCGTCAAACAAGCCAAGGCTAATGGGGGTTTTGCCAAATTTAAATCCTGTCGGCAAACAAGCCAAGTAATCAAATTCAAAGCTGGAAATTTCAAAAAAGGTTCCTGGTATCCAACAAAAGTCAAAGGCTTATCCTTCCGTTCACCTCAAGGTTTCCCTGATGAATGTATCTACGGTACTCAATTAGTTTGGATTAAAGGCAAATGGTACGGAATTTTTCCTGAATATATTGAGCCTACTCCCACGCCTAGGGATCGAGTAATAGCTTTGGATCCAGGTGTTAGAACATTTCTTACTGGTTTTGACGGTGAAAATTACATTGAAATAGGTTCTGGGGATATTGGTAGGATTCAAAGACTCTGTCAGGAGTTAGATCGGTTAATGAGTCGTATTGACTTAAGCTCTGCCAAACGGCAGAGACGAGCAATGAGGAATGCTGCTCACCGTTTACGTCAAAAGATTCAAAATCTAATTAAGGACACCCGCAACAAGTCAGCTTCTTTCCTTGTTAGTAATTACAAGCTCATCTTTTTACCAACGTTTGAGACATCTGAGATGGTAGTAAAGTCAGCTAGAAAATTAAACAAGAAGACAGCTCGCAATCTGCTTACCTGGAGTCATTACAAATTCCGCCAACATTTGATACAAATGGCAGATCGGCATGATGTAAGGGTGGTATTAGTTAATGAATCTTACACGAGCAAGACTTGTCCGGAGTGCGGTCATATTCACGAAAAATTAGGCGGTAATAAAAAATTCCAATGTCCAAAATGTGGCTTCTCGTTACCACGGGATTGGAATGGCGCACGGAACATAATGATTCGTGCTTTGTCGGCAACAACCACCAGGTTTTCCCCTGGTGCTATACAGGTCATTCCTGCTGATGAGTAG
- a CDS encoding CHAT domain-containing protein, producing MPTPLIFIPPLSNAKNLDLPQPYCETLHFIQEIIKNRNPRFSVPMLRPTLVGTQALIFFLLNLVIPIGILPVLSYPTTVKPIPQDWSASELVEQGREFYTNGQFNQAASTWKQAAQAYESQGDILHQAMALSYLSLAYQKLQQWFDAEDAIAFSLDLLETGSDLRDSPDYQQIHAQALNTLGSLELALGQPDTALEAWQFATEIYQQLKDDIGITGTLINQAQAMEALGLYRRTCKTLLQALKLDNNCDLSNQERFETVLQTFQQTPDPQIKILGLRSLGNSLRLLGDLNHSQQVLKASLKVAQPPLEKRETLLSLGDTERSWYNHYKQLYTRKRLRTDQKEVKKKVIAQVNHALKYYQESLQESSKSSASTSLDIEPKLQQLSLLIDYHNWLENLNNEDNNDNQSPNIQDVKSQINDQVKELLNSEITKLPASRTAIYAQINFVESLISYELKSNNHQDNLQRSSFILQPYEIAHTLVKALQEAQLLDDKRAESYALGTLGKLYEQTQQWYQAQEFTEKALTLAQGIQGDDIAYQWQWQLGRIYQALGKTEEAITAYQATVKTLDSLRQDLLALSSDVQFSFRENVEQVYRELVDLLLQDEQSAEPIANKRIPDNRIADNKLKQATEAIDSLQLAQIENFLGCNLSDIVELAEQEIDPSAALVYPIILDDRLAVIVKLPKSGEFIHYTTALPKAKLEQTLESLRIELEKRFISKNSRALSKQVYDWLIRPAEELLEANQVKTLVFVLDGGFRNVPMATLHDGEQYIVEKGYAIALIPGLNLLEPKPLAQVELNALAFGLSDMREDLADHQGFADIPFVKTELGEIKSQIPSQQLLNQDFTSQKWQELISSVPFPVVHLATHGQFSSDPDDTFLLAWDKRINIKDLSNVIQNRSENSLEAIELLVLSACKTADGDSRASLGLAGVAIQSGARSTLASLWFINDESTAKLMTFFYEELAASGATVTKAEALRRAQVNLLKEPGYKAPLFWGAYVLVGNWL from the coding sequence ATGCCCACCCCACTCATATTCATCCCGCCCCTCAGCAATGCCAAAAATTTAGATTTACCTCAGCCTTACTGTGAAACACTACACTTCATTCAAGAGATAATTAAAAATAGAAACCCTAGATTTAGCGTCCCCATGCTTCGCCCGACCCTAGTTGGCACCCAAGCCCTAATTTTTTTTCTCCTAAATTTAGTTATACCCATTGGCATCCTCCCGGTCTTATCCTATCCCACCACTGTTAAGCCAATTCCTCAAGATTGGTCAGCGTCAGAATTAGTGGAACAAGGCAGAGAATTCTACACCAACGGTCAGTTTAATCAAGCAGCAAGCACTTGGAAACAAGCAGCACAAGCCTATGAATCCCAAGGGGATATATTACATCAGGCGATGGCGTTGAGTTATCTGTCCTTGGCTTACCAGAAACTGCAACAGTGGTTTGATGCAGAAGATGCGATCGCATTTAGCCTCGACCTGTTAGAGACCGGATCAGATCTCAGGGATAGCCCAGACTACCAGCAAATCCACGCCCAAGCTCTCAACACCCTAGGTAGTCTAGAATTAGCCTTAGGACAACCAGACACTGCTCTAGAAGCCTGGCAATTCGCTACTGAGATTTATCAACAATTAAAAGATGACATTGGCATTACAGGTACCCTAATTAATCAAGCTCAAGCGATGGAAGCCTTAGGACTTTACCGTCGCACCTGTAAAACCTTATTACAAGCCTTAAAGCTGGACAATAATTGCGATTTGTCCAATCAAGAACGGTTTGAAACGGTGCTGCAAACCTTTCAACAAACCCCTGATCCCCAGATTAAAATCCTGGGCTTACGTAGCCTTGGGAATAGTCTCCGTCTCCTCGGGGACTTGAACCACTCTCAGCAAGTGCTTAAGGCAAGTTTGAAAGTAGCTCAACCTCCTCTGGAAAAACGAGAGACCTTACTGAGTTTGGGGGATACAGAACGTTCTTGGTACAACCACTATAAACAATTATACACCAGAAAGAGGCTGAGAACTGATCAAAAAGAAGTTAAAAAAAAGGTTATCGCTCAGGTTAATCATGCTCTAAAATACTATCAAGAATCTCTTCAAGAGTCAAGCAAATCATCAGCATCAACCAGCTTAGACATTGAACCAAAACTACAGCAATTAAGTCTACTCATTGATTACCACAATTGGTTAGAGAATTTAAACAATGAAGATAATAATGATAATCAAAGCCCAAATATCCAAGACGTGAAATCTCAAATTAATGACCAAGTCAAGGAATTACTCAACAGCGAGATAACTAAATTACCAGCTAGTCGAACCGCAATCTATGCTCAAATCAATTTTGTCGAAAGCCTGATCAGCTATGAGCTAAAATCGAACAACCATCAAGACAATCTTCAGCGGTCATCCTTTATCCTTCAGCCTTACGAAATTGCCCATACTTTAGTCAAAGCTCTCCAAGAGGCTCAACTTTTGGACGATAAACGAGCCGAATCCTATGCCCTCGGTACCCTTGGGAAGCTCTATGAACAAACTCAGCAATGGTATCAAGCTCAAGAATTTACCGAAAAAGCCCTCACCTTAGCTCAAGGAATTCAAGGGGATGACATTGCCTATCAATGGCAATGGCAGTTAGGACGAATTTATCAAGCTCTGGGAAAAACTGAAGAAGCGATCACCGCTTACCAAGCAACGGTCAAAACCCTAGATTCTCTCCGCCAAGATTTACTGGCTCTTAGTTCAGATGTGCAGTTTTCCTTTCGAGAAAATGTTGAGCAAGTCTATCGAGAATTAGTGGATTTACTATTGCAGGACGAGCAAAGCGCTGAACCGATCGCAAATAAACGGATTCCAGATAACCGGATCGCAGATAACAAGCTCAAGCAAGCTACCGAAGCAATTGACTCTCTCCAGCTAGCCCAAATTGAGAATTTTCTGGGGTGTAACCTTTCTGACATTGTGGAATTGGCCGAGCAGGAAATCGATCCGAGTGCAGCATTAGTCTATCCGATTATTCTGGATGACCGGTTAGCGGTGATCGTGAAATTACCAAAATCAGGAGAATTTATTCACTATACCACTGCTTTACCTAAAGCTAAACTTGAGCAAACCTTAGAAAGTCTGCGTATAGAGCTAGAAAAACGTTTTATTTCTAAAAACAGTCGAGCTTTATCCAAACAGGTTTATGACTGGTTAATTCGACCGGCGGAAGAGTTGCTCGAAGCCAATCAAGTTAAAACCTTAGTATTTGTTCTTGATGGTGGATTTCGCAATGTTCCCATGGCTACCCTTCATGATGGTGAACAGTATATAGTAGAAAAAGGCTATGCGATCGCACTGATTCCTGGTTTGAATTTACTGGAGCCCAAACCCTTAGCTCAAGTAGAGTTAAATGCCTTAGCCTTTGGACTGTCAGACATGCGCGAGGATTTGGCTGATCATCAAGGTTTCGCTGACATACCCTTTGTTAAAACAGAATTAGGGGAAATTAAATCCCAAATTCCCAGTCAGCAATTGCTCAATCAGGACTTTACCAGTCAGAAATGGCAAGAGTTAATCAGTTCGGTGCCATTTCCTGTGGTGCATTTAGCCACTCACGGTCAGTTTAGTTCAGATCCAGACGATACCTTTCTGCTGGCGTGGGATAAGCGAATCAATATCAAGGATTTAAGCAATGTCATCCAGAACAGAAGTGAAAATAGTTTAGAGGCAATTGAATTACTAGTGCTAAGTGCTTGTAAAACTGCCGATGGTGATAGTCGTGCTAGCTTAGGATTGGCCGGAGTAGCGATTCAGTCAGGAGCCAGGAGTACTCTGGCTTCCCTATGGTTCATTAATGATGAATCTACCGCTAAACTGATGACATTTTTTTACGAAGAATTAGCTGCTTCTGGCGCAACGGTTACCAAAGCTGAAGCCTTGCGCCGTGCTCAAGTTAATCTCTTAAAAGAACCTGGTTATAAAGCTCCATTGTTCTGGGGAGCCTATGTTTTAGTGGGAAATTGGCTGTAA
- a CDS encoding LamG-like jellyroll fold domain-containing protein, with protein MKLNMGAAKPVITLTASWARAMAIALGGVTVAMSGNYALAEIVPDGTLGSESSVVIPNTTVRGEIGDLIEGGAKRGANLFHSFGEFNVGELQRVYFANPSGIESILTRVTGSNLSNILGTLGVDGPANLFLLNPNGIVFGAQSRLDVAGSFVASTANSLVFGNGLEFSATSPEAPPLLTINITPGLQYGKYDPRTRIQNAGNLAVGQDLTLAAGNLDLQGQLEAGRDLTLFGEDTVSIRDSVAQPFIANAGGLLLIQGNQLIDIAAHNHTDSGLFAGSDLRLRSHNPVAGDAHYTAGGSFSIEQLDGNPGNLLSPYDPIILANGDVSLGNYTGASLHILAGGSVTVGDLEINSTDTADNAISPNNSNPFLASLANVTLSDQAGTSVVIDGSNQPTLDIRAGIDWTLLGGFPGNTDTGNLAPNFGTAATSADITIGDISIQAPNGLVFLTNQYQPNGSNPTNTLEIGTLRTDDDFGGFVGNSGDVIIDYRGGIEISVREASASPNRINTSSATGNAGQINLITLDDITLENSDIITSTSNAGQAGDITIETGSFTARRGARIRANSNSQADGGDITITASGAVSIDGRNGTEANNNGTELVSRLDNGGIGKSGDITIKGDSVSVTESAVLDAGLRGEGSAGNINIEARQVIFEGAPRAKNSRGNENEASSEARVNVERGASGQGGTITIKTESLSILDGARLSADLNGTGTGGNIEIDASDSVTVSETTGNRFSRIRSNVGEFVRQDAVGNGGNITIRTGSLSLTQSGQIEANTNGRGDAGQITIVADDTVTLEGQATRGRNAGIVNNIERNGTGDSGGISITTGSLFINQNGSLESRIRARDEGERNGGDITIIAEDQVILDKNINSILTQVNPDAIGDAGKTLIEAESVTISNGARVVADTLGKGNAGEITIKARETVTIDGIASNGNISSGLRSRVGPDREDRRVRNQSKAEGQGGEIKIEAKSVFVTNGGQVSTEINDIGDAGDISIIAEEEVIFDGAAKNEVNGEENVFSSIIFSRVRPQAEGDGGKVSIEAGSVSFTNGALINSQTRSTGKGGDITIKARDRVLVDGFSELIGAGSGIFSDVQSDGEGDGGNIEIQANSIEVTDRGRIRAGTSGRGDGGNINLTGSNTVTVNNGVISSAVNQGATGTGGDIEITTSSLSLINGGRVEAGTLGVSQAVLDSDFTNQSYQEFVLADQPVAYWRLDETTSITAVDSSGNGFDGTYRNGVTQGVPGISGTAGEFDGNNDAVDVGIIAPGSELDISNKSFTVEAWVKPDELKEQSYVGIHPSNNRNDGDGDSLYFRVTSNGSVRFGDFPDDLETLNNVIEPDTWYHIVATYDQISDRNTIFVNGKRVTGNDQGAFEGQDPRFLIGAWRNIGDQAFNGVIDEVAVYDKALSPESITSHFLLGQLNLGVSPESFSERAANAGNIKVKADDITISGVSPTKSDLASGLVSSSSGNFSGVAGEITIDTDSLKVEERGEINVSSQTAQAGGITINTNSLKVEERGIITVSSKEGRAGNLDITANSLLLNKGRLFAETAENLDDGTSAADIILNISDLIQLKNESLISAEALSSEATGGNITGGNITINNNPFLIVFPPTGSNGSDIIARAPEGQGGNITINAFSIFGDIEERKAIPDNGTNDIDASGTTDGVVNINTENDFLEREPNSLPTDPAQPQFDQRCQPSNSTGSRFINTGRGGIPPRPGEISSNSPWEDIRRPTTRGRYRSRTALVKPPVQPPTTPKPKRIIEAQGIMIDAEGNIFLTAYPTTVTPDGFRQVPGSCYLR; from the coding sequence TTGAAACTGAATATGGGTGCAGCAAAACCAGTGATCACCCTCACAGCAAGTTGGGCCAGGGCAATGGCAATCGCCCTGGGTGGGGTGACCGTAGCCATGTCAGGAAACTATGCCTTGGCCGAGATTGTTCCAGATGGGACCTTGGGTTCAGAATCGTCTGTGGTTATACCTAATACCACTGTCCGAGGGGAAATCGGGGATCTGATCGAAGGTGGCGCTAAACGTGGTGCTAACCTATTCCACAGTTTTGGGGAATTTAATGTCGGGGAACTGCAACGGGTTTATTTTGCTAATCCTTCTGGAATTGAGAGCATTCTAACCAGGGTAACTGGAAGTAATCTCTCCAATATTCTAGGCACCTTGGGAGTGGATGGGCCAGCAAATCTGTTTTTGCTCAATCCTAATGGGATTGTGTTTGGAGCGCAGTCGAGATTAGATGTAGCTGGTTCCTTTGTAGCGTCTACCGCCAATAGCCTGGTATTTGGTAATGGGCTGGAGTTTAGTGCCACATCCCCAGAAGCCCCGCCACTGCTAACAATTAATATAACCCCAGGATTGCAGTATGGCAAGTATGACCCCAGGACAAGAATTCAAAATGCTGGGAATTTAGCAGTAGGACAAGATTTAACTCTAGCTGCTGGCAATCTGGATTTACAGGGTCAACTGGAGGCTGGTAGGGATTTGACTCTGTTTGGAGAAGATACGGTTAGCATTAGGGATAGTGTAGCGCAACCATTTATCGCCAATGCAGGTGGTTTGCTGCTAATTCAGGGGAATCAGTTAATTGATATTGCTGCCCATAACCATACCGATAGTGGTTTATTCGCTGGTTCTGATTTACGGTTGCGATCGCATAATCCTGTAGCGGGGGATGCTCACTATACCGCTGGCGGAAGTTTCAGTATTGAGCAGTTGGATGGTAACCCAGGAAATTTACTGAGTCCCTATGACCCAATTATTTTGGCCAATGGGGATGTCAGTTTAGGAAACTATACCGGAGCATCACTACATATTTTGGCAGGAGGGAGTGTAACGGTTGGAGACCTGGAGATTAACTCTACCGATACAGCAGATAATGCCATTAGTCCTAATAACTCCAATCCGTTCTTGGCTAGTCTGGCTAATGTTACCTTGTCTGACCAAGCCGGAACGTCTGTAGTAATTGATGGCAGTAACCAACCTACCTTAGATATTCGTGCTGGCATAGATTGGACATTACTGGGGGGTTTTCCAGGAAATACCGATACTGGCAACCTTGCGCCTAACTTTGGGACTGCTGCTACTAGTGCAGATATTACCATTGGTGACATCTCGATTCAAGCACCAAATGGACTAGTATTCTTAACGAATCAGTATCAACCGAACGGATCTAATCCTACTAACACCCTTGAAATTGGAACACTCCGCACTGATGACGATTTCGGTGGGTTTGTCGGAAATAGTGGTGATGTGATTATCGATTATCGAGGTGGGATTGAAATAAGCGTTCGCGAAGCGTCGGCTTCGCCGAATCGCATTAATACCTCTAGCGCTACCGGTAATGCCGGTCAGATTAACTTAATTACTCTTGATGACATCACCCTTGAAAATAGTGACATAATCACCAGTACCTCCAATGCTGGCCAAGCTGGAGATATTACCATTGAAACCGGTTCCTTCACCGCCCGCCGAGGAGCTAGGATCCGAGCCAACAGCAACAGTCAAGCTGATGGCGGAGATATTACCATTACGGCCAGTGGCGCAGTTTCCATTGATGGCAGAAACGGCACTGAAGCCAATAACAACGGCACTGAACTAGTATCTCGTCTGGACAACGGAGGCATAGGCAAGAGTGGGGATATTACCATCAAAGGGGATTCTGTCTCAGTCACAGAGAGCGCTGTCCTTGATGCTGGGCTCCGGGGCGAAGGGAGCGCAGGTAATATCAACATCGAGGCTCGTCAAGTGATATTTGAAGGGGCACCGAGGGCAAAGAATAGCCGAGGCAATGAAAATGAAGCCTCCAGTGAAGCCAGAGTTAATGTTGAGCGTGGGGCAAGCGGCCAGGGGGGTACGATAACTATTAAGACTGAATCCTTATCAATCCTTGATGGTGCTAGACTCAGTGCTGACCTCAACGGTACAGGCACTGGGGGCAATATTGAAATCGATGCTAGTGATAGCGTAACGGTTTCGGAAACAACAGGCAATCGATTTAGTCGGATTAGGAGTAACGTCGGGGAATTCGTTAGGCAAGACGCGGTCGGGAACGGTGGTAACATCACCATTCGCACTGGCTCTCTCTCCCTGACCCAGAGCGGTCAAATCGAAGCCAACACCAATGGCAGAGGTGATGCTGGCCAGATAACTATTGTTGCTGATGACACAGTTACCTTAGAAGGGCAAGCAACAAGGGGTAGGAATGCTGGTATTGTAAACAACATAGAAAGAAACGGTACCGGTGATAGTGGTGGTATTTCCATTACCACAGGCTCTTTGTTCATTAATCAGAATGGTTCCTTGGAGTCGAGGATCAGAGCACGGGATGAAGGAGAGAGAAATGGTGGTGATATAACAATTATTGCTGAGGATCAAGTTATCCTTGATAAGAACATTAACTCGATTCTGACCCAAGTCAATCCTGACGCAATCGGCGACGCAGGGAAGACATTGATTGAGGCCGAATCGGTGACTATCAGCAATGGTGCTAGAGTCGTAGCTGACACCCTGGGAAAAGGAAATGCAGGCGAGATAACTATCAAAGCTCGCGAGACAGTTACCATTGACGGGATAGCAAGTAATGGGAATATATCGAGCGGTTTGCGCTCTAGGGTCGGTCCGGATAGAGAAGACCGAAGGGTTCGCAACCAATCAAAAGCTGAAGGTCAGGGTGGTGAGATCAAGATAGAGGCAAAGTCAGTTTTTGTGACCAATGGCGGTCAAGTAAGTACTGAAATCAATGACATAGGAGATGCTGGCGACATATCAATTATTGCTGAGGAGGAAGTTATATTTGATGGCGCTGCTAAGAATGAAGTAAATGGAGAAGAAAATGTATTTTCAAGTATTATCTTTAGTCGAGTTAGACCTCAAGCAGAGGGCGACGGTGGCAAAGTATCAATTGAAGCTGGGTCAGTTTCCTTTACCAACGGTGCTCTGATAAATTCCCAAACCCGTAGCACAGGAAAAGGGGGTGATATAACTATAAAAGCTCGCGATCGCGTTTTAGTTGACGGATTCAGCGAGCTGATTGGAGCAGGTAGTGGCATATTTAGTGATGTTCAATCCGATGGCGAGGGGGATGGTGGTAATATTGAAATTCAAGCTAACTCCATTGAAGTTACTGATCGGGGGAGGATACGTGCTGGCACGAGCGGCAGGGGGGATGGTGGTAATATAAACTTAACCGGTAGCAATACAGTAACTGTTAATAATGGAGTCATTTCCAGCGCTGTAAACCAGGGAGCTACTGGTACTGGTGGAGATATTGAGATCACTACTTCCTCCCTATCCCTTATTAATGGTGGGCGGGTGGAAGCAGGAACCTTAGGTGTAAGTCAAGCAGTTCTAGATTCTGATTTCACCAACCAGTCCTATCAAGAATTTGTGCTAGCAGATCAGCCAGTAGCCTATTGGCGTTTGGACGAAACCACTTCGATCACGGCTGTTGACAGTTCTGGCAATGGCTTCGACGGTACTTACAGGAATGGCGTAACTCAGGGAGTTCCAGGAATATCAGGCACAGCAGGAGAATTTGATGGCAACAATGATGCTGTGGATGTTGGTATTATTGCACCAGGTTCAGAATTAGATATCAGCAATAAATCCTTCACCGTAGAAGCCTGGGTCAAGCCAGACGAACTAAAAGAGCAATCCTATGTTGGGATACATCCAAGCAATAACCGAAACGATGGTGACGGTGACAGTCTATATTTCAGAGTGACCAGTAACGGGTCTGTCCGTTTTGGTGACTTTCCCGATGACTTGGAAACACTAAACAACGTCATTGAACCAGATACTTGGTATCACATTGTAGCTACTTACGACCAAATCTCCGACAGAAATACCATTTTTGTCAATGGTAAGAGAGTCACAGGTAACGACCAAGGTGCTTTTGAAGGTCAAGACCCCCGTTTCTTAATCGGGGCTTGGCGGAACATTGGTGACCAAGCATTTAATGGTGTGATTGATGAAGTCGCAGTCTATGACAAAGCCTTATCCCCTGAAAGCATCACTAGTCACTTCTTACTGGGCCAACTAAATCTTGGTGTATCTCCGGAATCCTTCTCTGAACGTGCAGCAAATGCTGGCAACATTAAAGTCAAAGCTGATGACATTACTATCTCTGGAGTTAGTCCCACTAAGAGTGACCTTGCCAGTGGTTTAGTGTCTAGCAGCTCAGGCAATTTCAGTGGTGTAGCTGGTGAAATCACCATCGATACTGATTCCCTGAAGGTTGAGGAGAGAGGGGAAATAAACGTAAGCAGTCAGACAGCTCAAGCTGGTGGTATCACCATAAATACTAATTCCCTGAAGGTTGAGGAGAGAGGAATAATAACAGTAAGCAGTAAGGAAGGGAGAGCAGGTAATCTGGACATTACGGCTAATTCCCTGTTGCTCAATAAAGGAAGACTTTTCGCTGAAACTGCTGAAAACCTCGATGATGGGACATCAGCAGCCGATATCATACTAAACATATCAGACCTAATACAGCTCAAAAACGAAAGTTTGATCTCAGCAGAGGCTTTATCATCAGAAGCTACCGGAGGTAATATCACCGGAGGTAATATCACGATTAATAATAATCCATTCCTGATTGTGTTCCCCCCAACTGGTTCTAACGGTAGCGATATCATTGCTAGAGCTCCAGAGGGTCAAGGGGGTAATATCACTATCAATGCCTTCAGCATTTTTGGTGATATTGAAGAGCGCAAAGCCATCCCAGACAATGGCACCAATGATATAGATGCCTCTGGTACTACAGACGGTGTGGTCAATATCAACACCGAAAATGACTTTCTGGAGCGAGAGCCCAACAGCTTACCCACGGACCCAGCCCAGCCTCAATTTGACCAGCGCTGTCAACCGAGTAATAGTACTGGCAGTAGGTTTATCAATACTGGACGTGGCGGCATACCCCCTCGCCCAGGTGAAATCAGCAGCAATAGCCCTTGGGAAGATATACGCCGTCCCACTACCCGTGGACGTTACCGCTCCCGTACTGCATTGGTTAAGCCCCCCGTTCAGCCCCCCACTACCCCTAAGCCAAAACGGATTATAGAAGCTCAAGGCATCATGATTGATGCTGAAGGCAATATCTTTCTTACTGCTTATCCAACTACTGTGACACCGGATGGATTTAGGCAGGTGCCTGGGTCTTGTTATTTGCGGTAG